From a region of the Chromatiales bacterium genome:
- a CDS encoding serine/threonine-protein phosphatase, translating into MTAIASGHGENATFKAVARSWIGSVRAANEDSVALAPGGQLLLLADGMGGHVGGALASQLAVAAAASAILELGLGADADDSDWLDMTLRAGFVAANVAVRERSTEDPALVHMGTTLVAMVRMGNQVGIGSIGDSRVYGVAPTGLHQLTRDHTLVQALIDEGMFRDVEEANLAGITSNVLMRAIGPDEQIEPEVFVAPLAGYARYLMCSDGLYGALNEKLIAAALAEDDDLERAADRLLTRVQAVGADDNVSFILVEPATVTE; encoded by the coding sequence GTGACGGCGATCGCATCCGGTCACGGCGAAAACGCTACATTCAAGGCCGTGGCGCGAAGCTGGATCGGCTCCGTTCGGGCCGCAAACGAAGACAGCGTCGCGCTCGCCCCGGGCGGTCAGCTGCTGCTGCTCGCCGACGGCATGGGCGGACACGTCGGTGGCGCGCTGGCCAGCCAACTGGCCGTGGCCGCGGCCGCCTCGGCGATTCTAGAGCTCGGACTCGGTGCGGATGCCGACGACAGCGACTGGCTCGACATGACGCTGCGGGCCGGGTTTGTCGCGGCAAACGTTGCGGTGCGCGAGCGCTCGACGGAGGACCCGGCGCTGGTGCACATGGGCACGACCCTTGTCGCGATGGTCCGGATGGGGAATCAGGTTGGCATCGGCAGCATCGGTGACTCGCGCGTCTACGGCGTCGCCCCGACCGGGCTCCATCAGCTGACCCGCGATCACACGCTGGTCCAGGCGCTGATCGACGAGGGCATGTTCCGCGACGTGGAAGAGGCGAATCTGGCCGGCATCACCTCGAACGTACTGATGCGGGCGATCGGCCCGGATGAGCAGATCGAGCCGGAAGTATTCGTGGCACCGCTTGCGGGATATGCACGCTATCTGATGTGCTCGGACGGCTTGTACGGGGCGTTGAACGAGAAGCTCATCGCCGCGGCATTGGCGGAGGACGACGACCTGGAGCGCGCGGCCGACCGGCTGTTGACGCGGGTTCAGGCGGTTGGCGCCGACGACAACGTGAGCTTCATTCTCGTTGAACCGGCGACGGTCACGGAATGA
- the xerD gene encoding site-specific tyrosine recombinase XerD, whose protein sequence is MDRADLDVVDGFLDRLAVERGLSRATLSSYRSDLVQLLRWLAGHDRSLLAATPADLLGWLGAGRGVGARTLARRASSLRAFYQQAYRDGRIGADPTLALPSPRLPRALPKSLGESAVEALLGAPDITDPLGQRDRAMLEVLYATGVRVSELVSLRVDQLNVRGGLLRVTGKGSKERIVPVGEVALDVLTEYLRDARGPILAGRSSSVLFPSRRGQAMTRQAFWLRLSGYVRAAGIDQPVSPHTLRHAFATHLVNHGADLRVVQMLLGHSDLSTTQIYTHVARERLKRLHSEHHPRG, encoded by the coding sequence GTGGATCGCGCCGACCTGGACGTCGTCGACGGATTTCTAGATCGCCTGGCCGTCGAACGCGGGCTGAGCCGCGCAACGCTTTCCTCGTACCGCTCGGACCTCGTGCAACTGCTGCGCTGGCTGGCGGGCCACGACCGGTCGCTCCTCGCCGCCACGCCGGCGGACCTGCTCGGGTGGCTCGGCGCTGGGCGCGGCGTTGGAGCGCGAACGCTGGCGCGCCGCGCGTCCAGCCTCCGGGCGTTCTACCAGCAGGCCTACCGCGACGGACGCATCGGCGCGGATCCAACTCTGGCCCTGCCATCGCCGCGACTGCCACGCGCGCTGCCGAAATCGCTGGGCGAATCGGCGGTCGAGGCGTTGCTCGGCGCACCGGATATCACCGACCCGCTCGGCCAACGCGACCGCGCGATGCTCGAGGTGCTGTATGCGACCGGGGTTCGCGTCTCGGAACTGGTCTCGCTGCGGGTCGATCAGCTCAATGTTCGCGGCGGTCTGCTGCGGGTCACCGGCAAGGGCAGCAAGGAGCGCATCGTGCCGGTCGGCGAGGTGGCGCTGGATGTCCTGACCGAATACCTGCGCGACGCCCGCGGGCCGATCCTGGCCGGGCGCAGCAGTTCCGTGCTGTTTCCCAGCCGCCGCGGTCAGGCGATGACGCGACAGGCCTTCTGGTTGCGCCTGAGTGGCTATGTCCGCGCCGCAGGCATTGACCAGCCCGTGTCACCGCACACCCTGCGCCACGCGTTCGCCACGCACCTGGTCAATCATGGTGCCGATCTGCGTGTGGTGCAGATGCTGCTCGGACACAGCGATCTGTCGACCACGCAGATCTACACCCACGTCGCGCGCGAGCGGCTCAAGCGTCTGCACTCCGAACACCATCCGCGTGGCTGA
- a CDS encoding DUF4102 domain-containing protein: MATAQSTKPLSSRTVETMKPGDKIKADTGENIGLRVKCGATGVKTFFYRYTSPITSKLVQVKIGNFPETSLAEARLKLQ; encoded by the coding sequence ATGGCAACAGCACAGAGTACCAAACCTCTATCTTCCAGGACAGTGGAGACGATGAAGCCGGGAGATAAGATTAAGGCCGACACGGGAGAAAATATTGGGTTGCGAGTTAAATGCGGGGCTACCGGAGTAAAGACATTTTTCTATCGCTATACCAGCCCGATCACCTCAAAGCTCGTTCAGGTGAAAATCGGCAACTTCCCGGAGACCTCCCTGGCCGAAGCGAGATTGAAGCTCCAGGA
- the mutS gene encoding DNA mismatch repair protein MutS: MSSLQKNVQHTPMMHQYLAIKAQHPARLVLYRMGDFYELFYDDARRAADLLDITLTQRGQSAGAPIPMAGVPVHALDTYLARLVRLGESVAICEQIGDPRTSKGPVERKVVRIVTPGTATDDALLSRDRDSVLVAVAADLKSGRYGLASCELARGAVELAELASASALLAELARIQPAELLVPDHTGLPADLTSWPGLTRRPEWNFTAAVATEQLGRQFGTRRFDAFELGDAPLASIAAGALLAYLHETQCHELAHVDRLQLLRTDDAITLDPIARRNLEITEDQNGEVAASLFGVLNRCATPMGTRRLRRWLARPLRDRARVGARHDAVEALADTHADAAVLALLRGGGDTERVLARIGLASASPRDLMALLNLLEKLPEVAETLERHANAVLGQLAGPLAIDPQLASRLRAALADPAPPRLGEAAAIAGGFDAELDELRALAEDADGVLLAYEAREREASGIAQLRVRFQRVHGYLIELPRSQAERAPPHFERRQTLKNAERYSTTELRRIEDRLSGAKERAAARERAIYTDLLDSLRASLEPLTGVVDALARVDSLCALAKVARERSWVRPRLRAERGIRIDGGRHPVVETLSDHPFIANDLDLHEERRLLVITGPNMGGKSTYMRQTALIVILASAGSFVPANHAEIGPIDRIFTRIGAADDLASGRSTFMVEMTETATILHQATAESLVLMDEIGRGTSTFDGLALAWACAERLVGDIGALTLFATHYFELTALPQLDPRAANVHLGAAEHGDGVVFLYAVEDGPASQSYGLAVAALAGVPRAVIQAARKRLAQLERDAVRTAADGGQLALFDNAPAPAPPDRLRTALAGFDPDRLSPREALDAMYHLRSLLDSE, translated from the coding sequence ATGAGTTCATTACAAAAAAATGTGCAGCATACGCCAATGATGCACCAGTACCTGGCGATCAAGGCACAGCACCCCGCGCGGCTGGTGCTCTATCGCATGGGCGATTTCTACGAGCTTTTCTATGACGACGCGCGACGCGCGGCGGACCTGCTCGACATTACCCTGACCCAGCGCGGACAGTCGGCCGGCGCGCCGATCCCGATGGCCGGCGTTCCGGTGCATGCCCTGGACACCTACCTCGCGCGGCTGGTCAGGCTCGGCGAGTCCGTCGCAATCTGCGAGCAGATCGGCGACCCGCGCACGAGCAAGGGGCCGGTCGAACGCAAGGTCGTGCGCATCGTCACCCCCGGCACGGCGACCGACGACGCCCTGCTCTCGCGCGACCGCGACAGCGTGCTGGTCGCCGTCGCCGCGGATCTGAAATCCGGTCGCTACGGACTGGCGAGCTGCGAACTTGCGCGTGGAGCCGTCGAGCTTGCCGAGCTCGCGAGCGCGTCCGCACTGCTCGCCGAACTCGCGCGGATCCAGCCCGCCGAACTGCTGGTCCCGGACCACACCGGGCTGCCGGCCGACCTCACGTCGTGGCCGGGGCTGACCCGACGCCCTGAATGGAACTTCACCGCCGCAGTCGCCACCGAGCAGCTGGGGCGGCAGTTCGGTACCCGGCGTTTCGACGCGTTCGAACTGGGCGATGCGCCGCTGGCGAGCATCGCCGCCGGTGCCCTGCTCGCGTACCTGCACGAAACCCAGTGTCACGAGCTTGCGCATGTCGACCGGCTGCAGCTGCTGCGTACCGACGATGCGATCACGCTCGATCCGATCGCGCGGCGCAACCTGGAGATCACCGAGGACCAGAACGGCGAGGTCGCCGCCAGCCTGTTCGGCGTACTGAATCGTTGCGCCACCCCAATGGGCACGCGACGACTGCGGCGCTGGCTCGCACGGCCGCTGCGCGATCGCGCGCGCGTCGGCGCCCGCCACGATGCCGTCGAGGCGCTGGCCGACACCCACGCCGACGCCGCCGTCCTGGCGCTGCTGCGTGGCGGCGGTGACACCGAACGGGTACTCGCGCGCATCGGGCTGGCAAGCGCGAGTCCGCGCGATCTGATGGCCTTGCTGAACCTGCTCGAAAAACTGCCCGAGGTCGCCGAAACGCTTGAGCGCCACGCGAACGCGGTTCTGGGTCAGCTGGCCGGTCCGTTGGCAATCGATCCGCAGCTCGCGTCCCGGCTGCGCGCTGCGCTCGCCGATCCCGCGCCACCGCGACTCGGCGAGGCCGCAGCGATCGCCGGCGGCTTCGATGCCGAGCTGGACGAACTGCGCGCACTGGCCGAGGATGCCGACGGCGTGCTGCTTGCCTACGAGGCGCGTGAGCGCGAAGCCAGCGGGATTGCGCAGCTGCGCGTGCGGTTCCAGCGTGTGCATGGCTACCTGATCGAACTGCCACGCAGCCAGGCCGAGCGCGCCCCGCCGCATTTCGAACGCCGCCAGACCCTGAAAAATGCCGAGCGCTACTCGACGACCGAGCTGCGGCGGATCGAGGACCGCCTCAGCGGCGCGAAGGAACGCGCCGCCGCACGCGAGCGTGCGATCTACACCGACCTGCTCGACTCGCTGCGCGCGTCGCTCGAGCCCCTGACCGGCGTCGTGGACGCGCTTGCCCGGGTCGATTCGCTGTGCGCTCTGGCCAAGGTCGCACGCGAACGCAGCTGGGTGCGCCCGCGCCTGCGCGCGGAGCGCGGCATACGCATCGACGGTGGGCGGCATCCGGTGGTCGAGACGCTGTCGGATCACCCGTTCATCGCCAACGATCTGGACCTGCACGAGGAACGTCGGCTACTCGTGATCACCGGTCCGAACATGGGTGGCAAATCCACTTACATGCGCCAGACGGCGCTGATCGTGATCCTTGCGTCAGCCGGCAGCTTCGTGCCCGCGAACCATGCCGAGATCGGCCCGATCGATCGCATTTTCACCCGGATCGGCGCGGCGGACGACCTGGCCAGCGGCCGTTCCACCTTCATGGTCGAGATGACCGAAACCGCCACGATCCTGCACCAGGCCACCGCCGAGAGCCTGGTGCTCATGGACGAGATCGGTCGGGGGACGAGTACCTTTGACGGACTGGCGCTCGCCTGGGCCTGCGCTGAACGACTGGTCGGCGACATCGGCGCGCTGACCCTGTTTGCGACCCATTATTTCGAGCTGACGGCACTGCCCCAACTCGACCCCCGGGCGGCGAACGTGCACCTTGGCGCGGCGGAACACGGCGATGGCGTGGTGTTTCTGTACGCCGTGGAAGACGGTCCGGCAAGCCAGAGCTACGGTCTGGCGGTCGCGGCACTCGCCGGCGTGCCGCGCGCGGTGATCCAGGCCGCCCGAAAACGTCTGGCGCAGCTCGAACGCGACGCCGTGCGCACGGCCGCCGACGGCGGTCAGCTGGCATTGTTCGACAACGCACCGGCACCGGCACCGCCCGACCGACTGCGCACCGCCCTGGCCGGATTCGACCCCGACCGGCTCAGCCCGCGCGAGGCGCTGGATGCGATGTATCATCTGCGCTCCCTGCTCGATTCGGAATAA
- a CDS encoding thioredoxin fold domain-containing protein, with translation MPRHLVFALAASAFATVAIAAEPGDTIRKAIEKIAPSLAVESVTASPINGVSEVVFGSKVVYITDDAKYMLQGKLVDLSTREDLTERTERGLRARELAAVKPTDAITFSPENPKHTITVFTDIDCGYCRKLHAEIKDYLAEGIAVRYLAFPRAGIDSESYNKAVSVWCADDRKAAMTNAKAGSEPAALKCDNPVAAQYDLGVKIGVTGTPAIVTTDGTMLPGYIPAKRLSGYLQQIGG, from the coding sequence ATGCCGCGGCACCTGGTGTTCGCGCTAGCAGCATCCGCCTTCGCAACGGTCGCCATTGCGGCCGAACCCGGCGACACCATCCGCAAGGCCATCGAGAAGATCGCACCGTCGCTGGCTGTGGAGTCTGTGACCGCCTCGCCGATCAACGGCGTGAGTGAGGTCGTGTTCGGCTCGAAGGTCGTCTACATCACCGACGACGCGAAGTACATGCTGCAGGGCAAGCTGGTTGACCTTTCGACCCGCGAAGACCTGACCGAGCGTACCGAACGCGGGTTGCGTGCAAGGGAGCTCGCGGCGGTGAAACCGACCGATGCGATCACCTTTTCGCCGGAGAACCCCAAGCACACCATCACCGTGTTCACGGACATCGATTGCGGCTACTGTCGCAAGCTGCACGCGGAGATTAAGGACTACCTGGCTGAAGGAATCGCGGTGCGGTATCTGGCGTTCCCGCGCGCGGGGATCGATTCGGAGTCGTACAACAAGGCCGTTTCGGTTTGGTGCGCGGACGATCGCAAGGCTGCGATGACCAATGCGAAGGCCGGCTCCGAACCCGCGGCGCTCAAATGCGACAATCCGGTGGCGGCCCAATATGACCTCGGCGTCAAGATCGGTGTGACCGGCACCCCGGCGATCGTGACAACCGACGGAACGATGCTCCCGGGCTACATTCCGGCCAAGCGTCTCAGCGGATACCTCCAGCAGATCGGCGGCTAG
- a CDS encoding ferredoxin family protein — protein MTYVVTEACIRCKYTDCVDVCPVDCFHEGPNFLAIDPDECIDCTLCEPECPVEAIYSEDDLPAEMAHFLELNAELARDWPVISSVKPAPDDAEDWAKVKEKMQYLER, from the coding sequence ATGACCTATGTCGTCACCGAGGCATGCATCCGATGCAAGTACACCGACTGCGTGGACGTCTGCCCGGTGGACTGTTTCCACGAGGGGCCGAATTTCCTCGCAATCGATCCCGATGAATGCATCGACTGCACGCTTTGTGAACCCGAGTGCCCGGTCGAAGCGATCTACAGCGAAGATGACCTGCCAGCGGAAATGGCGCACTTTCTCGAGCTGAACGCAGAACTGGCGCGCGACTGGCCGGTCATCAGCAGCGTGAAGCCGGCGCCGGACGACGCCGAGGACTGGGCCAAGGTCAAGGAGAAGATGCAGTATCTGGAGCGCTAG
- a CDS encoding FHA domain-containing protein encodes MNELEPTETLAVTLNGKTVRDITLDAKHTVIGRDPTCDLQLDHPSVSRRHARVTRVLSDFYLEDLDSTNGTLLNRRRITKHVLRPADKILIGEYELEFRSREPAPDLDKTVVMRPAAAAPAAAVPGAAKSAAPQASQPASVRMLNGPDAGKTEMISRAMLSLGRAGQGIAIITRRGDGYYLLHVGGEVFPAVNDQPIGRTGVRLTDADIISVGELRYAFSLPEGKEP; translated from the coding sequence ATGAACGAGCTTGAACCCACTGAAACGCTGGCCGTTACGCTCAATGGCAAGACCGTCCGCGACATCACGCTGGACGCGAAGCACACGGTCATCGGCCGCGATCCGACCTGCGATCTTCAGCTGGATCATCCGTCGGTCAGCCGGCGTCACGCGCGAGTCACCCGCGTGCTCAGCGATTTTTATCTGGAAGACCTGGATAGCACCAACGGCACGCTGCTCAATCGGCGCCGCATCACAAAACACGTGCTGCGCCCGGCGGACAAGATCCTGATCGGCGAGTACGAACTGGAGTTTCGCTCGCGCGAGCCCGCGCCCGACCTCGACAAGACCGTCGTCATGCGACCCGCTGCCGCAGCTCCGGCTGCGGCGGTGCCGGGCGCCGCCAAAAGTGCCGCACCGCAGGCGAGCCAGCCGGCCAGTGTCCGCATGCTCAATGGCCCGGACGCCGGCAAGACCGAAATGATCTCCCGTGCCATGTTGTCGCTGGGGCGTGCCGGGCAGGGCATCGCGATCATCACCCGGCGCGGCGACGGTTACTATCTGCTGCACGTCGGCGGCGAGGTCTTTCCGGCGGTCAATGATCAGCCGATTGGTCGTACCGGGGTACGGCTGACCGATGCCGACATCATCTCGGTCGGCGAACTGCGCTATGCGTTTTCGCTGCCCGAGGGCAAGGAACCGTAG
- a CDS encoding serine/threonine protein kinase: MIDIPGYIVHEEIGAGSHARVFKATQATLGRGVALKVLDEVESLEAADVERFVLEAQILAELSHPGVVQVHDLIFGAKRHAIAIEHIDGGTLSDRITSGLSRHKTLRIVRKLALALSHLHGRGIVHRDLKPDNILFKGREPVITDFGSATRIEYAWGAEVAGSPHYMSPEQAAGEPVDGRSDLYSLGVVLFEMLAGYRPFSCANAESLAELHREAPIPKLPRRADFAQPLIDRLLAKSAVERPVSALAVAHEADRLRRQLSAAPRVVAIRPKHRPSLRMIERRRSVSQQSTA, from the coding sequence ATGATTGATATTCCTGGCTATATCGTCCATGAGGAAATCGGCGCCGGCAGCCACGCGCGCGTGTTCAAGGCGACCCAGGCGACGCTGGGTCGAGGCGTGGCGTTAAAGGTGCTTGACGAAGTCGAGAGCTTGGAAGCCGCCGATGTCGAGCGTTTCGTGCTCGAGGCGCAAATTCTTGCGGAACTCTCGCACCCCGGCGTGGTGCAGGTCCATGATCTGATCTTCGGCGCGAAACGCCATGCAATCGCCATCGAGCACATCGACGGCGGCACCCTCAGCGACCGCATCACGTCCGGGCTGTCGCGCCACAAGACGCTGCGGATCGTCCGCAAGCTGGCGCTGGCGCTGTCGCACCTGCACGGTCGCGGGATCGTGCATCGCGACCTGAAGCCCGACAACATCCTGTTCAAGGGGCGCGAGCCGGTCATCACCGATTTCGGCTCGGCGACGCGCATTGAATACGCATGGGGTGCCGAAGTGGCCGGCAGTCCGCACTACATGAGCCCCGAGCAGGCCGCCGGCGAACCGGTCGACGGGCGCAGCGACCTGTACAGCCTCGGCGTCGTGCTATTCGAGATGTTGGCCGGTTACCGGCCATTCAGCTGTGCGAACGCCGAGTCACTCGCCGAACTGCACCGTGAAGCACCGATCCCGAAGCTGCCACGCCGCGCCGATTTCGCACAACCACTGATCGATCGACTGCTCGCGAAATCCGCGGTCGAGCGCCCGGTTTCCGCCCTCGCGGTGGCGCACGAGGCAGACCGGCTGCGCCGTCAGCTCAGTGCCGCGCCACGCGTTGTCGCGATCCGCCCGAAGCATCGCCCGTCGCTGCGAATGATCGAGCGACGGCGATCCGTCTCACAGCAAAGCACCGCCTGA
- a CDS encoding methylated-DNA--[protein]-cysteine S-methyltransferase: MTTSPHFDGVFESPIGWIGLRLDAAGRLAELDFLDAGRLQRTRVCGQADPIVDLLSRYFEDPLQPLDHIELSPQGTAFQQSAWRAMRALGAGEVRTYGGLAASIGTGPRALAGACRANPVPLVTPCHRVVAARGLGGYCGVTRGAGLARKRWLLRHEGVALAA; the protein is encoded by the coding sequence ATGACTACCTCCCCGCATTTTGACGGCGTTTTCGAATCACCGATCGGTTGGATCGGGCTGCGGCTGGACGCTGCCGGACGGCTCGCGGAGCTCGACTTTCTGGATGCCGGTCGGCTCCAGCGCACTCGCGTCTGCGGGCAGGCTGACCCCATCGTGGATCTTCTGAGTCGTTACTTTGAAGATCCTTTGCAACCTCTTGATCACATAGAACTTTCTCCGCAGGGAACGGCCTTTCAGCAGAGCGCCTGGCGGGCGATGCGCGCGCTGGGCGCCGGCGAGGTGCGCACCTACGGCGGTCTGGCCGCTTCGATCGGCACCGGCCCGCGTGCACTGGCCGGTGCATGTCGCGCAAATCCCGTTCCGCTCGTGACCCCGTGCCACCGGGTCGTCGCCGCGCGCGGACTGGGCGGTTATTGCGGCGTAACCCGTGGTGCGGGGCTCGCACGCAAGCGCTGGCTGCTGCGGCACGAGGGCGTTGCGCTGGCCGCCTGA